The following are from one region of the Actinoplanes sp. L3-i22 genome:
- the htpG gene encoding molecular chaperone HtpG, giving the protein MTMETLEFQAEARQLLQLMVHSIYSNKDIFLRELISNASDALDKLRLAKLQDGLEADTSDLHIEIEADTEARTLIVRDNGIGMTHDEVVALIGTIAKSGTADLLAKLKEASEKKGDAELIGQFGVGFYSTFMVADKVTLVTRKAGTEGHGTRWESAGEGTYTIDDEPDAPVGTTVTLQLRPKDEEDQLFDYADEWRIKQIVKRYSDFISFPIRLGDETLNSQKALWARPRSEVTDDEYHEFYKHISHDWTDPLEIINMKAEGTFEYEALLFIPSRAPHDLFQRDARRGLQLYVKRVFIMDDSKELIPDYLRFVKGVVDAADLSLNISREILQQDRHIQMIRRRLVKKVLSTIKDLMSSNPEKYATFWREFGRAVKEGLLSEPDNHKPILEIASFGTTHGTEPTTLAAYVERMKEDQDEIYYLTGESRSQVENSPHMEAFAAQGYEVLVLTDPVDEIWVDAVPDFDGKKLRSIARGSVDLKKDEEEKEPEGDFAPLLGFLKDKLDEQVKEVRLSHRLTTSAACLVSDQDDITPALEKMYRAMGQEGPRVKRILELNPNHALVAGLRAAHERGAEDPALPETAELLYGTALLAEGGDLEDPARFAKLLADRLARTV; this is encoded by the coding sequence GTGACGATGGAGACGTTGGAGTTCCAGGCCGAGGCGCGCCAGCTGTTGCAGCTGATGGTCCACTCGATCTATTCGAACAAGGACATCTTCCTGCGTGAGCTGATCTCGAACGCGTCCGACGCGCTGGACAAGCTCCGCCTGGCCAAGCTGCAGGACGGGCTGGAGGCGGACACGTCCGACCTGCACATCGAGATCGAGGCGGACACCGAGGCGCGGACGCTGATCGTCCGGGACAACGGGATCGGCATGACCCACGACGAGGTCGTGGCGCTGATCGGGACGATCGCCAAGTCGGGCACCGCCGATCTGCTGGCCAAGCTCAAGGAGGCGTCCGAGAAGAAGGGCGACGCCGAGCTGATCGGCCAGTTCGGGGTCGGCTTCTACTCGACGTTCATGGTCGCCGACAAGGTCACGCTGGTGACCCGGAAGGCCGGCACCGAGGGGCACGGCACGCGCTGGGAGTCCGCCGGCGAGGGCACGTACACGATCGACGACGAGCCGGACGCGCCGGTCGGCACGACGGTCACGCTGCAGCTGCGGCCGAAGGACGAGGAGGACCAGCTCTTCGACTACGCCGACGAGTGGCGGATCAAGCAGATCGTCAAGCGGTACTCGGACTTCATCTCGTTCCCGATCCGCCTCGGCGACGAGACGCTGAACTCGCAGAAGGCGCTCTGGGCCCGCCCGCGCAGCGAGGTCACCGACGACGAGTACCACGAGTTCTACAAGCACATCAGCCACGACTGGACCGACCCGCTCGAGATCATCAACATGAAGGCGGAGGGCACCTTCGAGTACGAGGCGCTGCTCTTCATCCCGTCGCGGGCGCCGCACGACCTGTTCCAGCGGGACGCCCGCCGGGGCCTGCAGCTCTACGTCAAGCGCGTCTTCATCATGGACGACAGCAAGGAGCTGATCCCGGACTACCTGCGCTTCGTCAAGGGCGTCGTGGACGCGGCCGACCTGTCGCTGAACATCTCCCGCGAGATCCTGCAGCAGGACCGGCACATCCAGATGATCCGCCGGCGCCTGGTCAAGAAGGTCCTGTCCACCATCAAGGACCTGATGAGCAGCAACCCGGAGAAGTACGCGACGTTCTGGCGCGAGTTCGGCCGGGCGGTCAAGGAAGGCCTGCTCAGCGAGCCGGACAACCACAAGCCGATCCTGGAGATCGCCTCGTTCGGCACCACGCACGGGACCGAGCCGACCACGCTCGCCGCCTACGTGGAGCGGATGAAGGAGGACCAGGACGAGATCTACTACCTGACCGGCGAGAGCCGTTCCCAGGTGGAGAACTCGCCGCACATGGAGGCGTTCGCGGCCCAGGGTTACGAGGTGCTGGTCCTCACCGACCCGGTCGACGAGATCTGGGTCGACGCGGTCCCCGACTTCGACGGGAAGAAGCTGCGCTCGATCGCCCGCGGCTCGGTCGACCTGAAGAAGGACGAGGAGGAGAAGGAGCCCGAGGGTGACTTCGCCCCGCTGCTCGGCTTCCTCAAGGACAAGCTGGACGAGCAGGTCAAGGAGGTGCGCCTGTCGCACCGCCTGACCACGTCGGCGGCGTGCCTGGTCAGCGACCAGGACGACATCACCCCGGCGCTGGAGAAGATGTACCGCGCGATGGGTCAGGAGGGGCCGCGGGTCAAGCGGATCCTCGAGCTGAACCCGAACCACGCGCTGGTCGCGGGCCTGCGCGCGGCCCACGAGCGCGGCGCGGAGGACCCGGCGCTGCCGGAGACCGCGGAGCTCCTCTACGGCACCGCCCTGCTCGCCGAGGGCGGCGACCTGGAGGACCCGGCCCGCTTCGCCAAACTCCTCGCGGACCGCCTGGCCCGCACGGTCTGA
- a CDS encoding SMI1/KNR4 family protein: MNTEHADPAVITELRAALCADDQGKSALGWPAVHAFESEHGVTLPEPYRTFVAEVSDGSHVGPPDYGLVALADLPSDWGPGRSERVLARPFPLTTEWLWEGDDEEPDDERLEQTFNDGSVVLGTDGCGLYWHLVVTGPHRGQVWMISGEGAIPFGAEFGRGGGEPGFAGWVRHWAAGESWFEE; the protein is encoded by the coding sequence ATGAACACCGAGCACGCCGATCCCGCCGTCATCACCGAGCTGCGTGCTGCCCTGTGCGCCGATGATCAGGGCAAATCCGCCCTGGGCTGGCCGGCCGTCCACGCCTTCGAGTCCGAGCACGGCGTGACCCTGCCGGAGCCCTACCGCACGTTCGTCGCCGAGGTCTCCGACGGCTCCCACGTCGGGCCGCCCGACTACGGTCTGGTCGCCCTGGCCGACCTCCCGTCCGACTGGGGCCCGGGCCGTTCCGAGCGGGTGCTGGCCAGGCCGTTCCCGCTGACCACGGAGTGGCTGTGGGAGGGCGACGACGAGGAGCCGGACGACGAGCGGCTGGAGCAGACCTTCAACGACGGCTCGGTCGTCCTCGGGACCGACGGCTGCGGGTTGTACTGGCATCTCGTCGTCACCGGCCCGCACCGCGGCCAGGTCTGGATGATCAGCGGGGAGGGCGCGATCCCGTTCGGCGCGGAGTTCGGGCGGGGCGGGGGCGAGCCCGGGTTCGCCGGCTGGGTGCGCCACTGGGCGGCCGGGGAGAGCTGGTTCGAGGAGTGA